CGAAGAAATGGCTGCCGTGACTCGAGGCGTGCCCAGCGGTCGACTGCGAATCAACGCGCCCGTCACGTTCGGCGTGAGCACGCTGTCACCGAAGCTGCTGGAGTATATGGTTCGTTATCCGCAGGTATCGGTGGATCTGACGCTGTCGAACGAACTGGTCGACCTGGTGGACGGCGGTTACGACGCGGTATTCCGCATCGGCGAACTCGCCGACAGCGGGCTGAAGGCACTGCCGCTGATGCCCTATCAAATGGTGCTGTGCGCAGCGCCGTCCTACCTCGCCCGCCGCCCACCGATCACCACGCCTTGGGATCTCCAGGAACATGAATGCCTGGCGTTCGCCTATTCCGACGGCCGCTCACACCTGCGATTCGAAGGCCCGGAAGGTTGCATCGACGTGCCGATTAAAAGCCGATTGACGATTAATCAGGGCGATCCTTTGCTGTCCGGAGCAGTGGCGGGGCTGGGGGTGGTGATGCTGCCGCTGGAGCTGGTCAAGGATTCGCTGAGGAGCGGGACACTGGTGAGTCTGCTGCCGCAGTACAAGGTGCCGGTGTCGCCGATGAACCTGTTGTATGCGCCGGATCCGAGGCTGACACCGAAGTTGAGGAGTTTTATTGATTTTGTGCGTGCCGCGTTTGGATA
The window above is part of the Pseudomonas fluorescens genome. Proteins encoded here:
- a CDS encoding LysR family transcriptional regulator, producing MDRLTLMATFIKAVELGSFSAVADELNLSPQMVGKQVKMLEQHLGVSLLNRTTRKQSLTDFGRTFYQRAKLILADMDAAEEMAAVTRGVPSGRLRINAPVTFGVSTLSPKLLEYMVRYPQVSVDLTLSNELVDLVDGGYDAVFRIGELADSGLKALPLMPYQMVLCAAPSYLARRPPITTPWDLQEHECLAFAYSDGRSHLRFEGPEGCIDVPIKSRLTINQGDPLLSGAVAGLGVVMLPLELVKDSLRSGTLVSLLPQYKVPVSPMNLLYAPDPRLTPKLRSFIDFVRAAFG